Proteins from a genomic interval of Chroococcidiopsis thermalis PCC 7203:
- the der gene encoding ribosome biogenesis GTPase Der, with product MPLPIVAIVGRPNVGKSTLANRLAGVQEAIVYDEPGVTRDRTYMPAYWCDREFLVVDTGGLVFDDDTEFLPLIRQQVMVALSEASAVLFVVDGQTGPLPADEEVAAWLRQQSLPVLLAVNKCESPEQGLMQAAQFWELGLGEPYAVSGIHGNGTGDLLDQLIAHLPQPEEITPTNEIAVAIVGRPNVGKSSLLNAFVGESRAIVSPISGTTRDSIDTVVEHQGQTYRLIDTAGIRKKKNVEYGPEFFGINRAFKAIRRADVVLLVIDALDGVTEQDQKLAGRIVEEGRACVLVVNKWDAIEKDTYTIYDYEKNLRERMQFLDWAEAIFVSATTGQRVEKILELVNRAAESHKRRVSTAVVNEVIEEALRWHSPPVTRQGRQGRIYYGTQVSVQPPAIALFVNDAKRFNDNYRRYIERQFRQQLGYTGTPIRLFWRSKQARDVEKSSNRATRV from the coding sequence ATGCCTTTGCCAATTGTTGCCATAGTCGGTCGCCCTAACGTGGGCAAATCTACGCTTGCTAATCGCCTGGCTGGAGTACAGGAGGCGATTGTCTATGACGAACCAGGCGTGACGCGCGATCGCACTTACATGCCTGCGTACTGGTGCGATCGCGAATTTTTGGTAGTCGATACAGGCGGCTTGGTCTTCGACGACGACACCGAATTTTTACCCCTGATCCGACAGCAGGTCATGGTAGCTTTGAGCGAAGCCAGTGCAGTGCTATTTGTCGTTGACGGTCAAACCGGACCACTGCCAGCCGATGAGGAAGTGGCGGCGTGGTTGCGGCAACAATCCTTACCCGTGCTACTTGCTGTCAATAAATGTGAATCACCCGAACAAGGTCTGATGCAGGCAGCGCAGTTTTGGGAACTAGGACTAGGCGAACCGTATGCTGTCTCTGGCATTCATGGCAACGGTACGGGAGATTTGTTAGACCAACTGATCGCCCACTTACCCCAACCTGAAGAAATTACTCCAACAAATGAGATTGCTGTAGCGATTGTCGGTAGACCGAACGTTGGTAAATCTAGCTTGTTGAACGCTTTTGTCGGCGAAAGTCGAGCGATCGTCAGTCCAATTTCTGGTACGACACGCGATTCAATCGATACCGTGGTCGAACACCAAGGACAAACCTATCGCTTAATCGATACAGCCGGAATTCGCAAAAAGAAAAACGTCGAATACGGACCCGAATTTTTTGGTATCAATCGTGCTTTTAAGGCAATTCGCCGCGCTGACGTGGTTTTACTCGTCATTGATGCGCTCGACGGCGTGACCGAACAAGATCAAAAACTCGCCGGACGTATTGTTGAAGAAGGACGGGCTTGCGTTCTGGTCGTGAACAAGTGGGATGCGATCGAAAAAGATACATACACAATTTACGACTACGAAAAAAACCTGCGAGAGCGAATGCAGTTTCTAGACTGGGCAGAGGCAATTTTTGTCAGTGCCACGACCGGACAACGAGTAGAAAAAATTTTAGAATTAGTAAACCGAGCCGCCGAATCTCACAAGCGTCGCGTCTCTACAGCAGTTGTCAACGAAGTAATTGAAGAGGCTTTGAGGTGGCATTCTCCCCCAGTAACTCGCCAAGGACGACAAGGAAGAATTTATTATGGCACGCAAGTCAGCGTTCAACCTCCAGCGATCGCGTTATTCGTCAACGATGCCAAGCGCTTCAACGACAACTATCGTCGATACATCGAGCGACAATTTCGCCAACAACTAGGTTATACTGGCACGCCGATTCGGTTATTCTGGCGTAGCAAACAAGCCCGCGACGTAGAAAAAAGCTCAAATCGCGCTACCCGCGTGTAG
- the acpS gene encoding holo-ACP synthase, producing MLRLGTDIIYIPRIEKVIGQFGDRFLQRVYTPNELLDCRYEQNAPSRNVMNKLAGRWAAKEAVVKALGTGWLGVGYTDVEICRQPSGVPTVQLHARALAMVDSWGQLQWQLSLSHDGDYAIATAILVCS from the coding sequence ATGCTACGGTTAGGAACGGATATTATTTATATTCCTCGAATTGAGAAGGTAATAGGGCAATTTGGCGATCGCTTTTTGCAGCGCGTCTACACGCCAAATGAGCTATTGGATTGTCGTTACGAGCAAAATGCTCCTAGTCGTAATGTGATGAATAAACTAGCTGGTAGATGGGCGGCGAAAGAAGCTGTAGTCAAAGCTTTGGGGACTGGCTGGCTGGGCGTAGGCTACACTGACGTTGAGATTTGCCGTCAACCGAGCGGCGTTCCTACCGTGCAACTACACGCACGAGCGTTAGCAATGGTAGATTCTTGGGGACAGTTGCAGTGGCAGTTGAGTTTGAGCCATGACGGAGATTACGCGATCGCTACGGCAATCCTCGTCTGTTCTTAG
- a CDS encoding phytoene desaturase family protein has protein sequence MTANINMKHSVDIAIVGAGHNGLVAALLLARQGLNVLVLEEKQAIGGACRTETPFRTAPNLGISTGAYLLGLMPPELLKILDIDLPTIRRDPHYFVPTLDRRYLLFGSDTAQMQQQFTAFFSEADWQANLALQEELAQLREDIAPTWLEEPLSIEETAEKYVRSHLKSIFVDLCRKSVGEYLDRFDFKSDLVKAMYAVTDGFTGVFGTWDTPGTGMNFLVHNMCRLPGSDGTWMVVRGGMGTVTHRLAEAAVKAGAKIETGRGVDKIVVSQNVATGVVLQDGTEITAKTVIVNADPFRMRQLVGTENFAADYNRRLDSYLRDGTTFKVNMCLRELPQFTCLPENRGQYGTTIHLLPDESEVMMHLYQAFADVEAGRLPEFPTIEWYIHTTLDPSLQDGQGHHNSALFVQWVPYELQGTTWEEEEENYVRHLLSICDRFAPGTSNLVQEVFALHPQRLEQHFGLTRGHIHHVDNSFGFNDRLPYATPIQGLYSASAGCHPAGSVIGAAGHNAAMRVMRDL, from the coding sequence ATGACCGCAAACATTAATATGAAGCATTCTGTAGATATTGCGATCGTCGGCGCTGGGCATAATGGATTAGTAGCGGCATTACTACTTGCCCGTCAAGGATTGAACGTATTGGTTCTGGAAGAAAAACAGGCGATTGGTGGGGCTTGTCGGACAGAAACACCTTTTCGTACTGCACCCAACTTAGGTATTTCTACAGGCGCGTACTTATTGGGGTTAATGCCACCAGAACTACTAAAAATTTTAGATATCGATCTACCAACGATCCGGCGCGATCCTCACTATTTTGTCCCGACATTAGATCGGCGCTACCTGCTGTTTGGTTCCGATACAGCACAGATGCAGCAGCAGTTTACTGCCTTTTTTTCTGAGGCTGATTGGCAAGCAAATTTGGCATTGCAAGAAGAACTGGCACAGTTGAGAGAGGATATTGCCCCGACGTGGTTAGAGGAACCGCTATCGATAGAAGAGACAGCAGAAAAATACGTGCGATCGCATTTAAAATCTATATTTGTCGATCTGTGTCGCAAGTCTGTTGGCGAATATCTCGATCGCTTTGATTTTAAAAGCGATTTAGTTAAAGCAATGTATGCTGTCACCGATGGATTTACAGGGGTATTCGGTACTTGGGATACTCCAGGTACGGGGATGAATTTTCTCGTCCATAATATGTGTCGCCTCCCCGGGAGTGATGGAACTTGGATGGTGGTACGAGGCGGAATGGGGACTGTGACTCATCGTCTGGCAGAGGCGGCGGTGAAAGCTGGGGCAAAAATTGAAACTGGGCGCGGCGTAGATAAAATTGTAGTATCTCAGAATGTAGCAACGGGTGTCGTGTTGCAGGATGGCACTGAGATTACTGCTAAAACTGTCATTGTTAATGCCGATCCATTTCGGATGCGTCAACTTGTCGGTACGGAGAATTTTGCTGCCGACTACAACCGCAGGCTAGATAGTTACTTGCGAGATGGCACGACTTTTAAAGTCAATATGTGTTTGCGAGAACTGCCCCAGTTTACCTGTTTGCCTGAAAATCGGGGTCAGTACGGTACGACGATTCATTTATTACCGGACGAATCGGAAGTAATGATGCATCTGTATCAAGCTTTTGCGGATGTGGAAGCGGGAAGACTACCGGAATTTCCGACGATTGAATGGTACATTCATACAACTCTCGATCCTTCTTTACAAGACGGGCAAGGGCATCATAATTCAGCTTTGTTCGTGCAGTGGGTTCCTTACGAATTACAAGGAACAACTTGGGAAGAGGAGGAAGAGAATTATGTAAGACATTTGCTATCAATTTGCGATCGCTTTGCCCCTGGTACTTCCAATCTCGTTCAAGAAGTTTTTGCCCTCCATCCCCAGAGATTAGAACAGCATTTTGGTTTGACACGCGGACACATTCATCACGTCGATAATTCTTTTGGATTTAACGATCGCTTGCCATATGCTACGCCGATTCAGGGTTTATACTCAGCTAGTGCAGGCTGTCACCCCGCAGGTTCGGTGATTGGTGCGGCAGGACACAATGCAGCAATGCGAGTCATGCGCGATTTATAG
- a CDS encoding galactose oxidase-like domain-containing protein, whose product MIQHELLNLPTKKFGTGTLIAQGSGVGSWQLLSYQVPINPVHAALLRTGKVFFFTGSGNNPTRINSPFNSVVWDVNSGTFTSQSPPTDPSGLPIDLFCAGQSFRADGRLMIAGGTLQYDPFYGATAAFLFDPSNEQLTAIASMKYGRWYPTVLTLGNGRIFALSGLDVNGNLAINPEIYSSSWRAFSQATSPFELYAHLILTATGQVFYTGGYFAFNNGVSARLLTLPGNFNQRITETPVGALQQPDSGAQAASVLLPPAQDQRVMVIGGGNPNQATNRVSIINLNATNPAYAAAPSLNFARKHHNAVILPDRTVLVCNGSGFDEAGNAATLTAEIYDPIANTWTLTAPANRVRLYHSVALLLPDGRVVTTGGNPRRLNECDSNGNLPGTPSLPCEDRQIEIYSPPYISQTRPTIQNAPAEISLGNTFTVTTPQAQNIQWVSLIRPMATTHGLDTEQRLVDLPIASRTSTSLSVTLTSNRNIAPAGWYMLFVSNNSRIPSVARWIRVR is encoded by the coding sequence GTGATTCAGCACGAACTACTTAATTTACCTACCAAGAAATTTGGCACTGGGACGCTAATAGCCCAAGGCAGTGGTGTAGGTAGCTGGCAACTTCTGTCCTATCAAGTCCCGATTAACCCCGTCCATGCAGCATTATTACGAACGGGAAAAGTCTTTTTTTTCACTGGTTCGGGAAATAATCCCACGCGAATTAATTCGCCCTTCAACAGCGTGGTTTGGGATGTAAACAGCGGCACGTTTACCAGTCAATCACCACCAACAGATCCCTCTGGACTACCCATCGATCTTTTCTGTGCCGGACAATCGTTTCGCGCTGACGGTCGCTTAATGATTGCAGGTGGAACTCTGCAATACGACCCTTTCTATGGAGCAACCGCTGCTTTTTTATTCGATCCGAGTAACGAGCAGCTGACAGCCATAGCCTCAATGAAGTACGGTCGCTGGTATCCTACAGTTTTAACGCTGGGCAACGGTCGAATTTTTGCCTTATCGGGGCTGGATGTGAATGGCAATCTAGCAATCAACCCAGAAATATATTCCAGCTCTTGGAGAGCGTTTTCTCAAGCTACCAGTCCTTTCGAGCTTTACGCCCATTTAATTTTGACCGCTACGGGGCAGGTTTTTTATACCGGAGGCTATTTTGCTTTTAACAATGGTGTTTCCGCTCGCCTGCTCACCTTACCAGGAAACTTCAATCAAAGAATTACCGAAACACCCGTAGGTGCATTGCAACAGCCTGACTCTGGCGCTCAAGCTGCTAGCGTACTGCTTCCACCAGCTCAAGACCAACGAGTCATGGTGATTGGGGGAGGAAATCCCAATCAGGCAACTAATAGAGTCAGTATCATCAACTTAAACGCAACTAACCCTGCATATGCAGCTGCACCATCGCTCAATTTTGCTCGCAAGCACCACAACGCCGTAATTCTGCCCGATCGCACGGTTTTAGTTTGTAACGGTAGCGGATTTGATGAAGCAGGGAATGCTGCCACGCTGACCGCAGAGATCTACGACCCGATCGCCAATACTTGGACGCTGACAGCTCCAGCTAACCGAGTTCGCCTCTATCACTCCGTTGCCTTACTGCTACCAGATGGCAGAGTTGTCACCACAGGTGGTAATCCCAGGCGGTTAAATGAATGCGATAGCAATGGCAACCTTCCAGGCACGCCATCACTACCTTGTGAGGACAGGCAAATTGAAATTTACAGCCCGCCTTACATCTCGCAAACGCGACCGACAATTCAGAACGCACCCGCAGAAATCTCCCTGGGCAATACATTCACAGTCACGACTCCCCAGGCACAGAACATCCAATGGGTCAGCTTAATTAGACCAATGGCAACAACCCACGGACTAGATACAGAACAACGGCTGGTAGATTTGCCGATCGCCTCTAGAACCAGTACTTCCCTATCCGTGACTCTGACATCTAATCGCAATATTGCCCCTGCTGGCTGGTACATGTTGTTTGTCAGCAATAACAGTCGCATACCTTCAGTAGCTAGATGGATAAGGGTTAGGTAA
- the pipX gene encoding transcriptional coactivator PipX — protein MNTENYLNHPTFGLLFRICLLEEHQELFTTLYAQRLFFLVTIEASGMKFEPVSRSEARLLLETRLRFLRRNGQYQEYDRLQKTLQATFQ, from the coding sequence ATGAATACAGAAAATTATTTGAATCATCCTACATTTGGGTTGTTATTCCGCATCTGCCTTTTGGAAGAACATCAAGAACTTTTCACCACCCTCTACGCCCAGCGCTTGTTTTTTTTAGTGACGATTGAAGCTTCAGGGATGAAATTCGAGCCAGTGAGTCGTTCTGAAGCTCGCTTACTATTGGAGACTCGACTGCGGTTCTTACGTCGTAACGGTCAATACCAGGAGTACGATCGATTACAGAAGACTTTGCAAGCCACCTTCCAATGA
- a CDS encoding YggS family pyridoxal phosphate-dependent enzyme, translating to MTNQIAERIALIRQQLPATVRLIAVTKQVSVEAMRVAYQAGIRDFGESRIQEAASKQQQLQDLPDITWHLIGSLQSNKAKRAIELFQWIHSLDSLKLAQRLDRLAQELCCRPQVCLQVKILSDPNKSGWTIPDLLASLPELNRCHNLQIEGLMAIPPLDLNDAEILNFFEQTRDLADKIRQQHWSNLQMHQLSMGMSDDYQLAVQAGATMVRLGRIIFGDRVYQGAVTSDQ from the coding sequence ATGACTAATCAGATTGCCGAACGTATTGCGCTTATCCGTCAACAACTACCAGCTACCGTCCGGCTAATCGCCGTCACCAAGCAGGTATCCGTAGAGGCGATGCGGGTAGCATATCAAGCCGGAATTCGGGATTTTGGCGAAAGTCGCATTCAAGAAGCCGCTAGCAAACAGCAACAGTTACAAGATTTACCAGATATCACTTGGCACTTGATTGGTAGTTTGCAAAGCAATAAAGCCAAAAGAGCTATAGAACTTTTTCAATGGATTCATTCTCTCGATAGCTTAAAGTTGGCTCAACGTCTAGACCGACTGGCACAAGAGTTATGTTGCCGTCCTCAAGTGTGTTTGCAGGTCAAAATTCTCAGCGATCCGAATAAGTCCGGTTGGACTATTCCCGACTTGTTAGCCAGCTTACCAGAACTAAATCGCTGCCACAACCTGCAAATCGAAGGCTTGATGGCAATTCCACCCTTAGATTTGAATGATGCCGAAATTCTCAATTTCTTCGAGCAAACTCGCGATTTGGCTGACAAAATCCGGCAGCAACACTGGTCTAATCTTCAAATGCACCAGCTATCAATGGGAATGTCTGACGATTACCAATTAGCCGTCCAAGCTGGAGCAACGATGGTACGTTTAGGACGGATAATTTTTGGCGATCGCGTTTATCAGGGAGCAGTGACCAGTGACCAGTGA
- the ubiG gene encoding bifunctional 2-polyprenyl-6-hydroxyphenol methylase/3-demethylubiquinol 3-O-methyltransferase UbiG produces the protein MKKNDLEFYDRSAAQWWQPDAKIYALHRLNPLRFQYFDRHLTNWQGLRVLDVGCGGGFSCEFLAARGAKVFGIDRSQSCIAAAKAHAATSGFEIDYQCGYAEDLPYADRYFDVVVCVDVLEHVTNWQQTVMEIHRVLQPGGTFCFDTINRTVQSQLMMIWFLEGVVKAIDRGIHDWEKFIKPEELTSLMQQQSFTNIDIKGFSLFGSSPWDAIATFWHYKRTGSLRASITDNTSVMYIGKAEKTARS, from the coding sequence GTGAAAAAAAACGATTTAGAGTTTTACGATCGCAGTGCTGCCCAGTGGTGGCAACCTGATGCTAAGATCTACGCCCTGCACCGCCTTAATCCCCTTCGCTTTCAGTATTTCGATCGCCATTTAACCAATTGGCAAGGGCTGAGAGTTCTGGATGTTGGTTGTGGTGGAGGGTTTTCTTGCGAATTTTTAGCTGCACGGGGTGCAAAGGTTTTTGGCATCGATCGCTCTCAGAGTTGTATTGCCGCAGCGAAAGCCCATGCTGCAACTTCTGGATTCGAGATTGACTATCAGTGTGGATATGCCGAAGATCTGCCCTATGCCGATCGCTATTTTGATGTGGTTGTTTGTGTCGATGTCTTAGAACACGTCACGAATTGGCAACAAACTGTCATGGAAATTCATCGCGTCTTGCAGCCTGGAGGAACGTTTTGTTTTGACACGATAAACAGGACTGTGCAATCGCAGTTGATGATGATTTGGTTTTTGGAGGGAGTCGTCAAAGCGATCGATCGCGGGATTCACGACTGGGAGAAATTCATCAAACCAGAGGAGTTAACGAGTTTGATGCAACAGCAGAGTTTTACGAATATTGACATTAAAGGCTTTAGCCTATTTGGAAGTTCACCCTGGGATGCGATCGCTACTTTCTGGCACTATAAGAGAACGGGTAGTTTGAGGGCAAGCATTACAGACAATACGTCAGTTATGTATATTGGCAAGGCAGAAAAAACAGCGCGATCGTAA
- a CDS encoding energy-coupling factor transporter transmembrane component T family protein, translating to MDLLRSLPIGLYLEQPIAWLHRLDPRVKLAWLLSFLAAPIMANSLYRVSLVILLILITLTAGIPWRVWRQQMGWLLTLSFFVLILGAVSPDGLGVDPQPRLPTAEQGEMLVLGNEFDAGAGSREQRGQGEPGEQRQPSTVNRQSTTNYQYVLFQYWIITVTRRSVELALRLSTSLFTLIYSTNLYLLTTAPEEITAGLESLMLPLRRFKLPVTEIALTLTLSLRFIPLVMEEVQNLIRSVRTRAINWKKLGIKGALRVWMVVAERLLENLLLRAEQMAKAMTVRGFTTPNTHRVQWHQLRFTTRDWIALVCLVAFWGIRLTWGNEV from the coding sequence ATGGACTTACTGCGATCGCTACCCATAGGGTTATATCTAGAACAACCGATTGCTTGGCTGCATCGACTCGATCCGAGGGTGAAATTGGCTTGGTTGCTCAGCTTTTTAGCAGCGCCAATTATGGCAAACTCTCTCTACCGAGTAAGTTTAGTCATCTTACTCATTTTGATTACTTTAACAGCAGGGATTCCCTGGCGAGTTTGGCGACAACAAATGGGTTGGCTGCTCACGTTGTCATTTTTCGTCTTAATTTTGGGCGCGGTAAGTCCTGACGGTTTAGGCGTAGATCCTCAACCCCGCTTGCCAACTGCCGAACAGGGTGAGATGTTGGTTTTAGGCAATGAGTTTGACGCGGGAGCAGGGAGTCGGGAGCAGAGGGGACAAGGGGAACCAGGGGAACAACGTCAACCGTCAACTGTCAATCGTCAATCAACTACCAACTACCAATACGTTTTATTTCAATATTGGATAATTACGGTAACGCGCCGCTCGGTCGAGCTGGCATTACGCTTGAGTACGAGCCTGTTTACTTTGATTTACAGCACGAATTTATATTTACTCACAACCGCACCAGAAGAAATTACCGCAGGTTTGGAAAGCTTGATGCTACCTTTGCGACGGTTTAAATTGCCCGTAACTGAAATTGCGCTGACTTTAACGCTGTCATTGCGATTTATTCCCCTGGTGATGGAAGAAGTGCAAAATCTGATTCGTTCCGTGCGAACCCGGGCAATAAATTGGAAAAAGCTAGGCATCAAGGGAGCATTGCGGGTGTGGATGGTAGTGGCAGAACGATTGTTAGAAAACTTACTTCTGAGAGCCGAGCAAATGGCTAAAGCGATGACAGTGAGAGGATTTACCACTCCGAATACTCATCGCGTCCAATGGCATCAGCTGCGTTTTACTACTAGAGACTGGATTGCCTTGGTGTGTTTGGTTGCATTTTGGGGAATACGTCTAACTTGGGGTAATGAGGTTTGA
- a CDS encoding cell division protein SepF: MSTFSKLKHWLVGTNEEYEYEDEFDDIEESGDEAYSPEPTPVPEKETRQQRRWNQVNAGGKGNVIDMHGALNGNYEVVLMEPRSFEEMPQAIQALRDRKMVVLNLTMMEPDQAQRAVDFVAGGTYAMDGHQERVGESIFLFTPLCVQVTTPGTLGHDLPQAVPTRPQRMSAPAPAWTAESTRIAQSG, from the coding sequence GTGAGTACGTTTTCTAAGCTGAAGCATTGGCTCGTTGGTACTAACGAAGAGTACGAATACGAAGACGAATTCGATGATATTGAAGAATCAGGGGATGAGGCATACTCACCCGAACCTACCCCTGTACCAGAAAAAGAAACGCGCCAGCAGCGTCGTTGGAATCAAGTTAACGCAGGTGGTAAAGGGAATGTAATTGATATGCATGGAGCATTGAACGGTAATTACGAAGTAGTTCTGATGGAGCCGCGTTCCTTTGAGGAAATGCCACAAGCCATTCAAGCTCTGCGCGATCGCAAGATGGTGGTGTTAAATTTAACAATGATGGAACCAGACCAAGCACAGCGCGCTGTGGATTTTGTGGCTGGCGGAACTTACGCGATGGACGGACACCAAGAGCGAGTGGGTGAAAGCATCTTCCTGTTTACACCGCTATGCGTTCAAGTCACAACTCCAGGAACTCTAGGTCACGACCTCCCACAAGCCGTACCTACACGTCCCCAGCGCATGAGCGCACCCGCACCCGCATGGACGGCTGAATCGACTAGAATAGCTCAATCTGGTTAA
- a CDS encoding peroxiredoxin family protein — translation MVLTSNDFSGLLNERFFRNFLPIPATSSLDLGAITPDFRLPDITNGREIKLSEYRGKQPLILAFTRIFTEKQYCPFCFPHIKDVNEKYDRFRDRGIELLMITSTDEKQSQIVVRDLGLRMPLLSDPSCNVFRAYSTGQALGAPLPAQFVLDKQGRLLYKHLFSFLDHNASVEQMLAVLD, via the coding sequence ATGGTACTCACTTCAAACGATTTTAGCGGCTTACTCAACGAGCGTTTTTTTCGTAATTTCTTGCCAATTCCAGCTACTAGTAGTTTAGATTTGGGTGCAATAACACCAGACTTTCGATTGCCAGATATTACTAATGGTAGAGAAATTAAGCTTTCAGAATATCGGGGTAAGCAACCTCTCATTTTAGCTTTCACGCGCATTTTCACGGAAAAGCAATATTGTCCTTTTTGCTTCCCACATATTAAAGATGTAAACGAGAAGTACGATCGCTTTCGCGATCGCGGAATTGAACTATTAATGATTACGAGTACTGATGAAAAACAAAGTCAGATCGTAGTCAGAGATTTAGGTTTAAGAATGCCGTTACTGAGCGATCCTAGCTGCAATGTATTTAGAGCATACAGCACGGGGCAAGCTCTAGGTGCGCCTTTGCCTGCTCAGTTTGTATTAGATAAACAGGGCAGATTGCTTTACAAACACTTGTTTTCTTTCCTCGACCACAATGCCAGTGTAGAGCAAATGTTAGCAGTACTTGATTAG
- a CDS encoding anthranilate synthase component I, giving the protein MKPMQPWYWRSLPLEQRSGSEVFAALFRPDDNPDAIATLLESPAPISQDRSQLARYSICAGTPRIIDGQPQLWTPPVGEILPFLQQLLECKGAIQNSKVESQKSKFPDSPVRAGMKQKSIDGSRESFPKPAPTTPDSLPFTGGWLGWLGYDLAWEIEKLPYVKSDPLPFPTAYWYEPECFAVLDHSEQILWLAVSAPQQLNELQERLENLKVKSQNSKPTTNNQQPITNYQLPITHSLLTTQEEYETAVCRAKKYIQAGDIFQANLSLRFETSTIASSWQIYQALQQINPSPFASYWQTPWGAVISCSPERLVQLRDRQVQTRPIAGTRSRGVTPAQDCDLAQELLSNTKEIAEHIMLVDLERNDLGRVCEWGSVVVDELLAIERYSHVMHLVSNITGTLKPEYNAIDLIRAAFPGGTITGCPKVRCMEIIEELEPVRRSLFYGSCGYLDWRGNLDLNILIRTLLYGREQSKRAEGAEGAEGAEGEKRAEGEKNLRVSSDASHTSHTLHPTPHTPHPIHNSRNQVWGQVGAGIVADSDPEREWYESLHKAQAQIIALKRTEE; this is encoded by the coding sequence ATGAAACCCATGCAGCCTTGGTATTGGCGATCGCTTCCTTTAGAACAACGTAGCGGTTCTGAAGTATTTGCAGCCCTATTTCGCCCTGATGATAATCCAGACGCGATCGCAACTCTACTAGAGAGTCCTGCTCCAATATCTCAAGACCGTTCTCAACTGGCGCGTTACTCTATCTGTGCTGGCACACCCCGCATTATCGACGGACAGCCGCAACTGTGGACACCACCCGTCGGGGAGATTTTGCCATTCTTGCAGCAGCTATTGGAATGTAAGGGAGCAATTCAAAATTCAAAAGTCGAAAGTCAAAAGTCAAAATTCCCCGACTCCCCTGTACGAGCGGGTATGAAGCAAAAATCTATTGATGGAAGCCGTGAATCTTTTCCTAAACCCGCCCCTACGACTCCCGACTCCCTCCCTTTCACTGGAGGGTGGTTGGGTTGGTTGGGGTACGATCTGGCTTGGGAGATTGAAAAGTTACCCTATGTAAAATCAGATCCCTTACCATTTCCTACAGCTTATTGGTACGAACCTGAATGTTTTGCCGTTCTCGACCACTCAGAACAAATATTGTGGCTAGCTGTCTCCGCACCACAGCAGCTAAACGAGCTACAAGAACGACTTGAAAATTTAAAAGTTAAAAGTCAAAATTCAAAACCAACAACCAACAACCAACAACCAATTACCAATTATCAATTACCAATTACCCATTCACTACTCACTACCCAAGAAGAATACGAAACGGCTGTCTGCCGAGCAAAAAAGTACATTCAAGCTGGAGACATTTTTCAGGCAAATCTTTCTTTGCGATTTGAAACCAGCACGATCGCCAGTAGTTGGCAAATTTATCAAGCACTGCAACAAATTAATCCGTCTCCCTTTGCTAGTTATTGGCAGACTCCTTGGGGAGCAGTCATTAGCTGTTCGCCAGAAAGATTAGTACAATTACGCGATCGTCAAGTCCAAACCAGACCAATTGCAGGTACGCGATCGCGGGGAGTCACTCCTGCACAAGACTGCGATTTAGCTCAGGAGTTGTTAAGCAATACAAAGGAAATTGCCGAACATATCATGCTTGTAGATTTGGAACGTAACGATCTAGGGCGCGTTTGCGAATGGGGTTCTGTCGTCGTCGATGAATTATTAGCGATCGAGCGATACAGTCACGTCATGCATCTTGTGAGTAATATTACTGGCACGCTTAAACCAGAATACAATGCGATCGATTTAATTCGCGCCGCGTTTCCTGGGGGGACAATTACTGGCTGTCCCAAAGTCCGTTGCATGGAAATTATTGAAGAATTGGAGCCAGTCCGCCGCAGCTTGTTTTACGGTTCCTGCGGTTACTTAGACTGGCGCGGTAATTTAGACTTAAATATTTTGATTCGGACGCTGCTGTATGGTAGGGAGCAGAGTAAGAGAGCTGAGGGAGCTGAGGGAGCTGAGGGGGCTGAGGGAGAGAAAAGAGCTGAGGGAGAAAAAAATCTTCGAGTGTCCTCCGACGCTTCCCACACTTCCCACACCCTACACCCCACACCCCACACCCCACACCCTATTCACAACTCCCGCAATCAAGTTTGGGGACAAGTTGGAGCGGGGATCGTTGCTGACAGCGACCCCGAGCGAGAATGGTATGAGTCCTTGCACAAAGCTCAAGCCCAAATCATCGCCTTAAAAAGGACAGAAGAATGA